The proteins below come from a single Dermatophagoides farinae isolate YC_2012a chromosome 7, ASM2471394v1, whole genome shotgun sequence genomic window:
- the GlyRS gene encoding glycine--tRNA ligase, with translation MLLPIEIVVGQYFRSSTIQVVGKFHPLLFRSRLLFSPIVAARRLLYLSSPYSLPNKKTLSNWAYKKINRYKPLYVEKIMAELDPKIAAELEPFRQSVKEQGDLIRQLKADNAPELDIKKAVAELKNRKRVLEEKTLQLAPPDSGFERAKMEDLIKRRFFFDNSFAIYGGITGQFDFGPMGCSIKNNMIDLWRKHFVLQEQMLEVDCTILTPEPVLKASGHVERFADLMVKDLATGECFRLDHLIKAHLEKLASNSKTSDEIRQECQSIVTKLDGLSKEQMNEILQKFKIKSPLTGNDLSEAIEFNLMFSTMIGPSGQVKGFLRPETAQGIFVNFKRLLEFNHRRLPFAAAQVGNAFRNEISPRSGLIRVREFTLAEIEHFVDPSNKSHPKYETIADLELNLYTACNQMDGKASEMVRIRDAVDSKIIANETLAYFIGRIYLFMVKVGVDPKRLRFRQHMDNEMAHYATDCWDAECLTSYGWVECVGCADRSCFDLLQHTKTTNVKLVAEKDLPAPKIVNVVEIVPNKGLMGKHFKANAQKVMTRLSVLDESEIKCIEQTLNDGQNEFILNLDDENKVTITKEMVTIKRYEKKVHVEEFTPGVIEPSFGIGRIMHTLFEHSFRIRQDDEQRTYFALPAVVCPIKCSLLPLSNHNALKPFVTRLSTQLSAADISFKFDDTGSIGKRYARTDEISVPFAITIDFDSCKDEMVTLRERDSTEQIRLPIKNVVTIVKELSMNLRQWDDVRNQYGIFDPSQSSSEPPPSSQ, from the exons ATGTTGTTACccattgaaattgttgttggccaATATTTCCGTAGTTCAACCATACAAGTGGTAGGAAAATTTCATCCATTGTTATTTAGAAGTCGATTGTTGTTTAGTCCAATCGTTGCTGCACGtagattattatatttatcatcaccgTATTCGCTGCCAAATAAGAAAACTTTGTCGAATTGggcatataaaaaaattaatcgataCAAACCTTTgtatgttgaaaaaattatggccGAATTAGATCCAAAAATTGCCGCTGAACTTGAACCATTTAGACAATCAGTGAAAGAACAAG GTGACCTAATACGTCAACTTAAAGCGGACAATGCACCTGAATTGGACATTAAAAAAGCTGTGGCCGAAttaaaaaatcgaaaacgcgttcttgaagaaaaaacactGCAATTGGCACCACCAGATTCTGGATTTGAACGTGCCAAAATGGAAGATCTGATTAAACgtcgtttcttttttgataattcatTCGCCATTTATGGTGGTATTACTggtcaatttgattttggtcCAATGGGTTGTTccatcaaaaacaatatgattgatttgtggCGAAAACATTTTGTTCTACAAGAACAAATGCTTGAAGTGGATTGTACGATTTTGACACCTGAACCAGTATTGAAAGCATCGGGACATGTAGAACGTTTTGCTGATTTAATGGTCAAAGATCTGGCAACGGGTGAATGTTTTCGATTAGATCATTTGATTAAAGCTCATCTGGAGAAATTGGCATCCAATTCAAAAACTTCTGATGAAATTCGACAAGAATGTCAATCTATTGTAACCAAATTGGATGGTTTAAGTAaagaacaaatgaatgaaattcttcagaaattcaaaatcaaatcaccaCTCACCGGTAACGATCTAAGTGAAGCCATCGAATTTAATCTTATGTTTTCAACAATGATTGGACCATCTGGCCAGGTTAAAGGTTTTCTTCGTCCTGAAACGGCACAAGGAATATTCGTGAATTTTAAACGACTTTTAGAATTCAATCACCGACGATTACCATTTGCAGCTGCACAGGTAGGCAATGCTTTCCGTAATGAAATCAGTCCACGATCCGGTTTAATTCGAGTTCGTGAATTTACATTGGCCGAAATCGAACATTTTGTTGATCCATCAAATAAAAGTCATCCAAAATATGAAACGATTGCCGATTTGGAATTGAATCTTTACACTGCTTGTAATCAAATGGACGGAAAAGCAAGTGAAATGGTACGAATACGTGATGCTGTCGATAGTAAAATTATTGCCAACGAAACGTTAGCCTATTTTATTGGACGTATCTATTTGTTTATGGTGAAAGTTGGAGTGGATCCAAAACGGCTTCGATTCCGTCAACATATGGATAATGAAATGGCTCATTATGCTACCGATTGTTGGGATGCCGAATGTTTAACATCGTATGGTTGGGTCGAATGTGTTGGTTGTGCTGATCGTTCCTGTTTTGATCTATTACAACATACAAAAACTACCAATGTTAAATTGGTGGCGGAAAAAGATTTACCAGCACCTAAAATTGtaaatgttgttgaaattgtaCCAAATAAGGGCCTAATGGGTAAACATTTCAAAGCTAATGCTCAAAAAGTAATGACCAGATTAAGTGTACTTGATGAATCAGAAATCAAATGTATtgaacaaacattgaatgatggCCAGAATGAATTCATATTGAATCTTGACGACGAAAACAAAGTGACCATTACGAAAGAAATGGTAACAATTAAACGatatgagaaaaaagttCATGTTGAAGAATTTACACCAGGTGTTATTGAACCATCATTTGGAATTGGTCGAATAATGCATACACTATTCGAACATAGTTTTCGTATCCGtcaagatgatgaacaacgAACCTATTTTGCATTACCAGCTGTTGTATGTCCAATCAAATGTTCACTATTACCATTGAGTAATCATAATGCACTCAAACCATTTGTTACACGGCTATCCACACAATTATCAGCAGCAgatatttcatttaaatttgatgatacCGGTTCGATTGGTAAACGTTATGCACGAACCGATGAAATATCCGTACCATTTGCCATTACGATCGATTTTGATAGCTGTAAAGATGAAATGGTTACATTGAGAGAACGTGATTCTACTGAACAAATTCGATTGCCG ATAAAAAATGTCGTCACCATCGTTAAAGAATTGTCGATGAATCTACGTCAATGGGATGATGTTCGTAATCAATATGGTATCTTTGATCCTTCACAAAGTTCATcggaaccaccaccatcatcacaataa
- the LOC124496409 gene encoding sphingomyelin phosphodiesterase 4 codes for MYNTQTRQPMMDTMTISDHGYMTLPFQVRFENALKEPNILIKCKLLTDLIYESTSTNIKEMQHRYVLLIEDIFSCNPLPYGSINNWRLKSLTKETAPKEFDSIFFLLNIDGPIFKLIRHLMSNDQTMNNRHEFSINHLPLSLRNLDNIVNHHFFMDKMSTSSSSSTTLSLNAFEFFLFHFACYITKEETTTTSMANNSFAYNSTLSMGNMMNNEDTTLNVLYYILLENYLEFFIPITDANLSSMKSTTAISTSSSSSTDKTKDSNIFHMKSSSLWKSLSSTTTNLWNLSSSSTNNIQQQQQPGYGSYGRPMKTMFNDTITNSDRFMSEPNSSLAMKNPIFGNRGGGSSIFNPEIFNQFQRQQNLMLNNNNNNMAMIHDPNDPIGSVSYKCDTILRIFSEIWLTIGSFTVQRDDNNRLRMITATTGHHQFNITIEHMRVVRIFIKHLHYFSNNSHMKNKYNDYSVISSGDQINSGGFVSGSLNASLDELKRSLWSGTKYSIQKNLYAFLRIVFDRWPNDSTFRIPLETWLSYIQPWRYIPGRNSNETLTHDRYDWRRFIDENIVFYTTLFRQVITRMARQLDLGSANNSLLLFRVLKVFSQDSLKEMMKESEIKFLNAGDLSTTATGHHGYGGHQSTSSLFSHRQSSPYRMHNSSSDKNVTLLEAELFHQSEYISIFSPGFRDQIIELLLKIAKSLHTVTELQNKSSSANNNSKGKQKGKSETLFESIVNFFTIDYSVNNQSNVQTSRVNYDKIRNHLNASIEFISCIFDIPQQSIETILANARKSVVNNNNDDDADIKRHRSKEEIYELVNGVPKLTEFGLSQIMNGSLKLDKLPTIVEGNPDRQPIRSYEIGILVKLTLFLSTVINQKFGPIFQSYYEQPNFYGTLCRILLSSPVSYAHYERCPQESSSANNGGHHQKPKIRIEKLPPRINLRFMASFGFLLQTFLFFTFLWLAQCIDCVTVYLLISFVTIFITLLCKLF; via the coding sequence GAAATGCAACATCGTTACGTACTATTGATTGAAGATATTTTCTCTTGTAATCCATTGCCATATggatcaataaataattggCGTCTTAAATCATTGACAAAAGAAACAGCAccaaaagaatttgattccATTTTCTTTCTACTCAATATTGATGGTCCAATATTTAAACTGATTCGTCATCTAATGAGTAATGatcaaacaatgaataatcgtcatgaattttcaatcaatcatttaccattatcattacgtAATTTGGACAACattgtcaatcatcatttctttatGGATAAAATgtctacatcatcatcatcatcaacaacattgagTTTAAAtgcattcgaattttttttatttcattttgcttGTTACATAACAAAAGAAgaaactactactactagtatggcaaacaattcatttgcatacaattcaacattatcgatgggaaatatgatgaataatgaagatACAACACTTAATGTATTGTATTATATTCttcttgaaaattatttggaatttttcattccaattACTGATGCTAATTTATCATCTATGAAATCAACAACGGctatatcaacatcatcatcatcatcgacggacaaaacaaaagattcgaatatttttcatatgaaATCTAGTAGTTTATGGAAATCACTTTCATCTACAACTACCAATCTATGGAATCTTTCATCTTCGTCTACCAAcaatatacaacaacaacaacaacctggATATGGTTCTTATGGAAGaccaatgaaaacaatgttCAACGATACTATCACCAATTCCGATAGATTTATGTCTGAACCGAATTCCAGTTTAGCAATGAAAAATCCAATATTCGGTAatcgtggtggtggttcatCCATTTTTAATCCCGAaatatttaatcaatttcaaagaCAACAAAATCTCATGttaaacaataacaacaacaatatggcAATGATACATGATCCAAATGATCCAATTGGTAGTGTTTCATATAAATGTGATACAATACTGCGAATATTTTCAGAAATATGGTTGACCATCGGATCTTTTACTGTTCAacgtgatgataataatcgtttAAGAATGATAACTGCTACTactggtcatcatcaattcaatattaCTATTGAACATATGCGTGTTGTTCgtattttcatcaaacatcTACATTATTTCAGTAATAATAGCCATATGAAgaataaatataatgattattcaGTGATTAGTTCAGGTGATCAAATTAATAGTGGTGGTTTTGTTTCTGGCTCGCTCAATGCTTCATTGGATGAATTGAAACGTTCGTTGTGGTCGGGTACAAAATATTCGATacagaaaaatttatatgcTTTTCTACGTATTGTATTCGATCGATGGCCAAATGATTCAACGTTTCGTATACCATTGGAAACATGGCTAAGTTATATTCAACCATGGCGTTATATACCTGGAcgtaattcaaatgaaactCTCACACATGATCGTTATGATTGGCGtcgatttattgatgaaaatattgttttCTATACCACTCTGTTTAGACAGGTTATCACTAGAATGGCACGACAACTGGATCTTGGTTCAGCTAATAATTCATTACTTTTGTTTCGTGTACTGAAAGTTTTCAGTCAAGATAGCCTcaaagaaatgatgaaagaatcggaaataaaatttcttaACGCTGGTGATTTATCAACAACGGCCACTGGTCATCATGGATATGGTGGCCATCAATCAACGTCTTCGCTGTTTTCACATCGTCAATCATCACCTTATCGGATGCATAATTCAAGTAGCGATAAAAATGTTACATTATTGGAAGCtgaattatttcatcaatcagaatatatatcaattttttcaccagGATTTCGTgatcaaattattgaattattgCTCAAGATTGCTAAATCATTACATACGGTCACTGAATTACagaataaatcatcatcggcgAATAACAATAGCaaaggaaaacaaaaaggcAAATCAGAAACTTTGTTCGAATcgattgtcaattttttcaccatcgATTATTCtgtcaataatcaatcaaatgtacAGACTAGCCGTGTTAATTATGATAAAATTCGTAATCATTTAAAtgcatcaattgaatttatatcCTGTATATTCGATATACCGCAACAAAGTATTGAAACTATATTGGCAAATGCAAGAAAATCtgttgtcaacaacaacaacgacgatgatgCTGATATAAAACGTCATCGTTCGAAAGAAGAGATTTATGAATTAGTGAATGGTGTACCAAAACTAACAGAATTTGGACTTTcacaaataatgaatggaTCATTGAAACTGGATAAATTGCCCACAATTGTTGAAGGCAATCCTGACCGGCAACCAATTCGATCATATGAAATTGGCATATTGGTCAAATtgacattatttttatccacagtgatcaatcaaaaatttggTCCCATTTTCCAGAGCTATTATGAACAGCCCAATTTTTATGGAACATTATGTCGAATACTATTGTCATCTCCTGTTTCTTATGCACATTATGAACGTTGTCCACAGGAATCATCTTCAGCAAATAATGGTGGCCACCACCAAAAGCCTAAAATTCGTATTGAAAAACTTCCACCACGTATAAATCTACGTTTTATGGcatcatttggatttttgttacaaacttttcttttttttacatttttatgGTTAGCACAATGTATCGATTGTGTTACCGTTTATCTATTGATCAGTTTtgtaacaattttcattactTTATTGTGTAAATTATTCTAA
- the LOC124496415 gene encoding uncharacterized protein LOC124496415, producing MPRSHGKLTTTSSSAQTIHPWYYVPGDKYSTEKRLAYKHESNSNRQIQNERINKYYRKWNQETKLLDNWDQNKSLVKHHRSMQNLTDPPFYIEDDIQIEFDRKQYDNHVQKVATIFRQYHQAAKDYRTNFIDTNMAVDYLLRQAELDELIEEKRNIFFSQWNRYVIQCNGGSNYNYQSDPLRQICFAIRELLHFYKSLVDDNLKRLNSIIDEKLFTATERNELGQLNDRCLQIIDMYLNLNESRDGHFQTMFCEEREKQWHEQCDRWSEEIQVWDTLFIKLFDSNYQLIYDRLDKFLQQQRNLLHDRLIKLEQLQHLIRDIEHDDRLQSILHIDIDQLLQN from the exons ATGCCTCGTTCACATGGAAAGTTGACGACCACATCGAGTTCGGCTCAAACAATTCATCCATGGTACTATGTTCCAGGTGATAAATATTCAACAGAAAAACGATTAGCCTATAAACATGAATCGAATTCCAATCGACAAATCCAAAACGAACGGATTAACAAATATTATCG CAAATGGAATCAGGAAACAAAATTGTTGGACAATTGGGACCAGAACAAAAGTCTTGTCAaacatcatcgatcaatGCAAAATCTAACGGATCCACCATTCTACATTGAAGATgatattcaaattgaatttgatcgaaaacaatatgataatcatgTGCAAAAAGTGGCCACAATTTTTCGTCAATATCACCAGGCAGCCAAAGATTATCGAACGAATTTCATCGATACTAATATGGCTGTCGATTATCTCCTACGGCAGGCTGAACTGGATGAATTAATCGAAGAGAaacgaaatatttttttctcacaatGGAATCGATATGTTATCCAATGTAATGGTGGttcaaattataattatcaatcagATCCATTACGACAGATTTGTTTTGCTATACGAGAATTACTTCATTTCTATAAATCATTGGTCGATGATAACCTGAAACGTTTGAAttcgattattgatgaaaaattattcactGCCACTGAACGTAATGAACTTGGCCAATTGAATGATCGATGTTTACAGATTATTGATATGTATCTAAATCTAAATGAATCACGTGATGgtcattttcaaacaatgtTTTGTGAAGAACGTGAAAAACAATGGCATGAACAATGTGACAGATGGTCTGAAGAAATACAAGTTTGGGATactttattcatcaaattatttgattccaattatcaattgatttatgaTCGTCTTGATAAATTTCTACAACAGCAACGAAATCTGCTCCATGATCGTTTGATCAAATTAGAGCAATTACAACATTTGATTCGTGATATTGAACATGATGATCGGTTACAATCGATTCTTCATATCGATATTGATCAGCTTTTACAAAATTGA
- the RluA-2 gene encoding rluA pseudouridine synthase 2, which produces MIVNYSCRYSPWNWIKHFVFRNNTWAMNATVVKRKIEDETETVVTKSSMLEVQQPTNDQDTIIGDKPPTKKSRIRKMDLPKESLDCSDYYVENGNRKVYPYHYTYHSYCKGRWLGKTLGDLFAEEFRALTPEITAFRIEKGFLKVNGQPAPLDYQLKYNDLITHRIHRHELPVLAAPIPIIYSDDDLLVIDKPPSLPVHACGKFRLNSIISVLEKEQKIKDLHLLHRLDRLTSGIMVMAKTKARAQKLHEQMRNRELHKEYLCRVVGHFPDGTIECDQPIETLDHRIGICIASPDGKPSTTKFTRLNYNGKSSTVLAQPMTGRMHQIRVHLQYLGYPIVNDTFYNSTVFGEKKGFNGDLGKSREQLLKDLEETHAKSIYICNQPIDPCEQQARINDERNSYALKALEHYTSQSIWNELKSSYVFDSSKYEKDPDCNECRNEMVDPVAYEQFIYLHALRYQHKEWSFETQTPVWAKDTWTFD; this is translated from the exons atgattgtCAATTATTCATGTCGTTATTCTCCTTGGAATTGGATAAAACATTTCGTATTTCGTAACAATACTTGGGCCATGAATGCAACTGTTGTCAAACGTAAAATTGAAGATGAAACCGAAACCGTGGTTACGAAATCATCGATGTTGGAAgtacaacaaccaacaaacGATCAG GATACAATAATCGGTGATAAGCCACCGACGAAAAAATCACGAATACGTAAAATGGATTTGCCAAAAGAATCACTGGATTGTTCTGATTATTATGTTGAAAATGGCAATCGAAAAGTGTATCCTTATCATTATACATATCATTCCTATTGTAAAGGTAGATGGTTAGGCAAAACTTTAGGCGATTTGTTTGCCGAAGAATTTCGAGCTTTAACACCGGAGATCACAGCATTTCGAATTGAAAAAGGCTTCCTTAAAGTGAATGGACAACCAGCACCGTTGGATTATCAACTCAAATACAATGATTTAATCACTCATCGAATCCATCGCCATGAATTGCCGGTTTTAGCTGCTCCAATACCTATCATAtattcagatgatgatttattagTCATCGAtaaaccaccatcattaccGGTTCATGCATGTGGCAAATTTCGATTGAATTCGATCATTTCTGTGCTTGAAAAAGagcaaaaaatcaaagatttaCATC TTCTCCATCGGTTGGATCGATTAACTTCCGGGATCATGGTAATGGCCAAAACAAAAGCACGAGCTCAAAAACTTCATGAACAAATGAGAAATCGAGAACTTCATAAAGAATATCTCTGCAGAGTGGTTGGTCACTTTCCAGA CGGTACAATTGAATGTGATCAACCAATTGAAACATTAGATCACCGGATCGGTATTTGTATTGCATCGCCAGATGGAAAACCAAGTACTACAAAATTTACACGTTTAAATTATAATGGTAAAAGTTCAACAGTTTTGGCACAACCAATGACTGGACGTATGCATCAGATACGTGTTCATCTTCAATATCTTGGCTATCCAATTGTCAATGATACGTTCTATAATAGTACAGTATTTGGTGAGAAAAAAGGTTTCAATGGTGATCTGGGCAAATCACGTGAACAACTTTTGAAAGATCTTGAAGAAACACATGCTAAATCTATTTATATTTGTAATCAACCAATCGATCCATGTGAACAACAAGCtagaatcaatgatgaaagaaataGTTATGCTTTGAAAGCTTTGGAACATTATACTTCACAATCCATatggaatgaattgaaatcaag ttaCGTATTCGATTCAAGCAAATATGAAAAAGATCCAGACTGTAATGAATGCCGCAATGAAATGGTTGATCCTGTCGCCTATGAACAATTTATCTATCTACATGCATTACGTTATCAACATAAAGAATGGTCATTCGAAACACAGACACCTGTTTGGGCTAAAGATACATGGacttttgattga